In Macrobrachium rosenbergii isolate ZJJX-2024 chromosome 47, ASM4041242v1, whole genome shotgun sequence, the following are encoded in one genomic region:
- the LOC136830802 gene encoding blastula protease 10-like, which translates to MAWPEVLLAFLVVPALAEDSPQNYTRIYGAPVVRDAVDYVEPQVRDVGNTTLIFMDDMYFTKEQYDLIFEGEVERKGLIIKNMLWPREKGLPTVPYDITAGVQSARDNILKAIGNWEERTCLSFRPASSSDSSFVRFVTGVGCMSPVGRITPYMPQNVTLGSGCLEASTVIHEIGHAIGFTHEMMRTDRNDYVTVVKENIKSANKRNFQMVTDKVYSGYNVPFDYSSIMMYNTRSFTNNGGLTLKAKDPMLQGIPGTSRRLSHRDALLANRMYGCIDMWATDCGLEKDYCKNDGFLSKDCVCVCPAGTEGIKCETVVGGYYDKLKSACNQVITKEGQK; encoded by the exons ATGGCGTGGCCTGAAGTTCTTTTGGCGTTTCTAGTTGTTCCTGCGTTAGCAGAAGACAGCCCGCAG AACTATACGAGGATCTATGGAGCACCTGTAGTTCGTGATGCAGTGGACTATGTAGAACCACAAGTTCGTGATGTGGGTAACACGACTCTCATCTTCATGGACGACATGTACTTCACAAAGGAGCAGTATGACTTGATATTTGAAGGAGAAGTAGAACGGAAAGGGCTCATTATCAAAAATATGCTGTGGCCGAGGGAAAAAGGATTGCCTACGGTGCCCTACGACATCACTGCGGGCG TCCAAAGCGCTAGGGACAATATCTTGAAGGCGATCGGGAACTGGGAGGAACGCACCTGCTTATCTTTTCGGCCAGCCTCCT CATCTGACTCATCCTTCGTCCGGTTCGTCACAGGAGTTGGGTGTATGTCCCCTGTCGGGCGAATCACGCCGTACATGCCTCAGAACGTCACCCTTGGGTCCGGATGCTTAGAG GCAAGTACCGTCATCCACGAAATCGGTCATGCCATAGGATTCACCCACGAAATGATGAGAACCGACAGAAACGACTACGTCACCGTCGTCAAAGAGAATATCAAGAGTGCAAATAAAAGGAATTTCCAGATGGTGACGGACAAAGTCTATTCTGGCTACAATGTCCCGTTTGATTACTCTTCTATCATGATGTACAACACAAGG TCTTTCACCAATAACGGAGGACTCACCCTCAAGGCGAAAGACCCGATGCTCCAGGGCATTCCGGGGACATCCCGCCGCCTGTCGCATCGGGACGCATTGCTGGCTAATCGAATGTATGGTTGCATAG ATATGTGGGCCACGGACTGTGGGCTTGAGAAAGACTACTGTAAGAACGATGGCTTCTTATCAAAGGACTGCGTTTGTGTTTGTCCTGCTGGGACAGAAGGAATCAAGTGCGAGACAGTCGTTGGGGGCTATTATG